From the genome of Burkholderia pyrrocinia:
CGCACGAACTCGTCGTGCCGAACGGCGTCGTCAATTCCAGCGACAAGGATCATGTGGGGCTCGACCAGCGGGCAAGCGTGATGGGGATCGTGAAACAGGACCGGTTCGTCTACCTGAGCCAGTAACTCGCGCGCCGGCAACCGGGTGGCTTGCCCGGCATCCGGATTTCCGCCATAATCCGCGTTTCGCCGCGCACAATCGCATGCGCGGCCAGGAACAAGCCCAGGTGGTGAAATTGGTAGACGCAGGGGACTCAAAATCCCCCGCCGCAAGGCGTGCCGGTTCGATTCCGGCCCTGGGCACCAGAATTTCGCAGCGTCATGCGCTGCACCTGTCGAAACCCGCGCAAGCTCACCGCTTCGCGGGTTTTTTTGTTGTTGCCGCACGCAACGTGCCCCGCAACGCATGCCCTCGCGCGGCGGTCCAAGCATCAGGGAACGCAGCACGGAGGCAGGCCATGTCCACGCGCGCCATTTCAAGCCCGATTTGCCGCGGCGTGCTCGCCGCGGTTCTGTCGCTCATGCTGGGCGGATGCGACGTGCTGAGCGCGCCGCCCGTGCCCGACTGGCCGGGGCCGCATGCGCCCTATCCGTTCCCGGACAACATTCCCCATCGCACCGAATGACCGGACCACCGCCCGGCCGCCTTTCGCCGTGCAGGCTCAGGCCATCAGCTCGCGGACGAAGTCGAGAAACACCCGCACCTTCGCGGAAACGAGGTTCGACGCGTGGTGATACGCATAAAGCGGGAACGTCTCGTCCGCCCACTCCGGCAGCAGCAGGACCAGCCGCCCGTCGGCGAGGATGTCCCGCGCGTAGAGTTCCAGCAGTTGCGCGACGCCCGCGCCGCCGAGGCAGGCGCCGAGCAGCGCGCCCGTGTCGTTGACCATCAGCCGGCCGCCGGCGTCGAACGACACCACCTCCTTGCCGCGATGGAAGACCCATTCGAACGGCCGCCCCGTTACCGGATCGCGGATCAGCACGCAACGATGCCCGTCCGCGAGATCGTGCGGATGCCGCGGTTCGCCGTGACGCGCGACATAAGCCGCCGACGCGCAGGTGAGCACGCGCGTCTCGAGCAGCAGCCGCGCGCGGTATGACGACGGCTCCGGAATGCCGAAGCGCACCGCCACGTCGAAGCCGTCGGCGACGAGATCGCCCATCCGGTCGCGCACGCTGATTTCGACGGACAGCTCGGGGAAACGGTCGAGGAATTCCGCCATCCGCGGCGCCAGCACGTAGTGGCCGA
Proteins encoded in this window:
- a CDS encoding LysR family transcriptional regulator gives rise to the protein MAFDSRLLSGIGVLSAVIEAGTFARAGEAMGLTQPAVSRAVARLEERVGIRIFNRTARAITLTDEGRRFYEAVAPLLAGIEEAAVDAGRSRARVRGRLRVNVDGTFGHYVLAPRMAEFLDRFPELSVEISVRDRMGDLVADGFDVAVRFGIPEPSSYRARLLLETRVLTCASAAYVARHGEPRHPHDLADGHRCVLIRDPVTGRPFEWVFHRGKEVVSFDAGGRLMVNDTGALLGACLGGAGVAQLLELYARDILADGRLVLLLPEWADETFPLYAYHHASNLVSAKVRVFLDFVRELMA